A genomic region of Porticoccaceae bacterium LTM1 contains the following coding sequences:
- the phhA gene encoding phenylalanine 4-monooxygenase produces the protein MKSATSYITKTPDDCGVIHYSASENETWKTLINRQLSAIEGKACDEYIQGANTLQLPKERVPQLSEVNEVLLDTTGWRVAPVPALINFDRFFSLLADRQFPAATFIRTPEELDYLKEPDIFHEIFGHCPLLTNQSFADFTHHYGNLGLNATHKERVFLARLYWFTVEFGLMKTSQGLRIYGGGILSSPGETLHALSDAPEIRELDILQVLRTPYRIDTMQPLYYLINNLEDLYGLCELDIMSYVKEAIRHGLITDREAVQAITAC, from the coding sequence ATGAAATCAGCCACATCGTACATTACCAAGACACCTGATGATTGTGGGGTAATCCACTACTCTGCGTCTGAAAATGAAACCTGGAAAACACTGATAAACCGTCAGCTTTCCGCCATAGAAGGCAAGGCTTGTGACGAGTACATTCAAGGGGCAAATACACTTCAGCTCCCAAAGGAAAGGGTTCCACAACTCTCTGAAGTCAACGAAGTTCTACTGGATACCACCGGGTGGCGAGTAGCTCCTGTACCAGCGCTGATCAACTTCGATCGGTTCTTTTCCCTCCTGGCTGACAGACAGTTCCCAGCAGCGACCTTTATTCGCACCCCGGAGGAACTTGACTACCTAAAGGAGCCAGACATCTTCCATGAGATTTTTGGTCACTGCCCACTACTAACCAACCAATCTTTTGCAGACTTTACTCACCATTACGGAAACCTCGGCCTGAATGCCACCCACAAGGAACGCGTATTTCTGGCCCGACTCTATTGGTTCACTGTTGAATTTGGACTTATGAAGACCAGCCAGGGGCTCAGGATTTACGGCGGAGGCATCCTATCCTCCCCCGGCGAGACCCTCCATGCATTGAGCGACGCCCCAGAAATCCGGGAGCTCGATATTCTGCAAGTGCTACGCACCCCATATCGTATCGATACCATGCAGCCGCTCTACTACCTGATAAACAATCTGGAAGATTTATACGGATTGTGCGAGCTGGATATTATGTCCTACGTCAAAGAGGCCATACGGCATGGCCTGATCACAGATCGTGAAGCAGTTCAGGCCATTACTGCCTGCTGA
- a CDS encoding sigma-54-dependent transcriptional regulator codes for MRLFIACENRPGIAHNVLDALVRHDIDLRGIEFGPTGQIYLSFQEPDLNITQQLMPEIRRIEDVKDVVIIPYIPLEREHVEVHTLLNTLPDPVISIDQQGQISIANGAALSLLKLDTQETKGKALKQWLRGFNLSQWLNSHAAEPHTCQLEFAGYPYLASFYPISVADDSGDAFAGAVVYFKAPSSLGQQMAAWKKQVGHFEFIEATSPKMKRVVRQAKKIAELEAPLLICGETGVGKELLAKACHQFSHRKDYPFIAVNCAGLPENSAESELFGKAENDDVQHRGVFEAAENGTVFLHEVGELSMSLQAKFLRLLQDGSYRRVGSEQELQSQVRVVCSTQKDLRALAKSGKFREDLYYRLNVLTLEIPPLRERREDILPLARHYLRQFNVASGRRLNLSELSRSILERYNWPGNVRELQNAIQQAASVAEGAVLEPEDFQLPGYAEGWGLVDRESVTTLEESIKKYEKELLKRLYPAYPSSRKLAKRLGVSHTAIANKLREYDIGKPESN; via the coding sequence ATGAGATTATTCATCGCTTGTGAAAACCGCCCGGGAATTGCTCACAATGTATTGGACGCATTAGTCCGCCACGATATTGATTTGCGAGGAATTGAATTTGGACCAACCGGTCAAATCTACCTCAGCTTCCAGGAGCCGGATCTTAATATCACCCAGCAGCTGATGCCGGAAATCCGCCGCATTGAAGATGTTAAAGATGTCGTAATTATCCCCTACATCCCTCTTGAGCGGGAACATGTAGAGGTGCATACACTCCTCAACACCCTGCCAGACCCGGTAATCTCGATTGATCAACAGGGACAAATCAGTATCGCCAATGGCGCTGCACTGAGCCTGTTGAAACTCGACACCCAGGAAACCAAAGGGAAAGCACTCAAGCAGTGGTTGCGCGGGTTCAACCTTTCCCAATGGCTAAACAGCCATGCTGCAGAACCTCACACCTGCCAGCTGGAGTTTGCAGGCTATCCCTATCTGGCCAGCTTTTACCCAATCAGCGTGGCCGATGATAGCGGTGACGCATTTGCAGGAGCAGTGGTTTACTTTAAAGCTCCGTCATCACTGGGACAGCAGATGGCCGCCTGGAAAAAGCAGGTAGGTCACTTCGAGTTTATTGAAGCTACCAGCCCCAAAATGAAGCGCGTTGTCAGGCAGGCAAAGAAAATTGCAGAGCTTGAGGCCCCCTTGTTGATTTGCGGCGAAACCGGAGTCGGTAAAGAGCTTTTGGCGAAAGCCTGTCATCAATTCAGCCATCGTAAGGACTACCCTTTCATTGCGGTTAACTGCGCAGGGTTGCCGGAAAACAGCGCTGAGAGCGAGCTGTTTGGTAAAGCTGAAAACGATGATGTACAGCACCGTGGCGTGTTTGAAGCTGCTGAAAATGGCACAGTTTTTCTGCATGAAGTAGGCGAACTTTCCATGTCGCTTCAGGCCAAGTTTCTGCGCCTTTTACAAGATGGCAGCTACCGTCGGGTTGGCAGTGAACAGGAACTACAGAGTCAGGTCCGGGTTGTTTGCTCCACCCAAAAAGACCTGCGCGCTCTTGCTAAAAGCGGCAAGTTCCGGGAGGACCTTTATTATCGGCTAAATGTCCTTACCCTGGAGATCCCGCCACTTAGGGAGCGCCGTGAAGACATCCTCCCCCTTGCCCGCCACTATCTGAGGCAATTCAATGTAGCTAGTGGACGACGCCTTAATCTTTCGGAATTGTCACGCAGCATATTGGAGCGCTACAACTGGCCAGGCAATGTACGCGAGCTTCAAAATGCCATACAGCAGGCCGCCTCTGTTGCTGAGGGTGCAGTTTTGGAACCGGAAGACTTTCAGTTGCCCGGATATGCAGAGGGTTGGGGGCTGGTAGATCGTGAATCTGTTACCACTTTGGAGGAATCAATCAAAAAATATGAAAAAGAGCTTTTAAAAAGGCTTTATCCCGCCTACCCGTCCTCCCGAAAATTGGCCAAACGACTTGGAGTGTCCCACACCGCCATCGCAAACAAACTGCGTGAATACGACATTGGCAAACCCGAGAGCAACTAG
- a CDS encoding 4a-hydroxytetrahydrobiopterin dehydratase, producing the protein MPTRLSQETCEACRADAPRVDDGNERQMLLDRLHDWQIVDQNGIDQLQRRFTFKNFAEAMNFANQVGELAETANHHPAILVEWGAVTVTWWTHKIHGLHRNDFIMAARTEQLPVIIKD; encoded by the coding sequence ATGCCCACCAGACTCTCCCAGGAAACCTGTGAAGCCTGCCGTGCCGATGCCCCCAGGGTTGATGATGGCAACGAACGCCAAATGCTGCTGGATCGACTGCATGACTGGCAAATCGTGGATCAGAACGGCATTGATCAGTTACAGCGTCGCTTTACCTTCAAGAACTTTGCCGAGGCAATGAACTTTGCCAACCAGGTGGGCGAGCTGGCCGAAACCGCCAATCACCACCCCGCCATTCTTGTTGAATGGGGCGCAGTCACCGTGACCTGGTGGACCCATAAGATTCACGGCCTGCATCGCAATGATTTTATTATGGCTGCCCGCACCGAACAGCTGCCGGTAATTATCAAGGATTAA
- the tusC gene encoding sulfurtransferase complex subunit TusC yields the protein MNKKALFILRHSPYGTSLAREAAEAVLAAGSFEQSVSVLFMDDGVLQLIDQQSPGQGTKNHAAMLKALPMYEVEDLYVDETSLEHRNMKNEQIIAGIKPINVSGIQKLMADHDHIVSF from the coding sequence GTGAATAAAAAAGCTCTCTTTATCCTGCGTCATTCACCTTACGGAACCAGCCTTGCCCGCGAAGCGGCGGAAGCCGTTTTGGCAGCGGGCTCATTTGAGCAATCGGTAAGCGTTCTTTTTATGGATGACGGTGTACTGCAATTAATCGACCAGCAATCTCCTGGACAGGGCACCAAAAATCATGCCGCCATGCTCAAGGCACTGCCAATGTATGAAGTTGAAGACCTGTACGTAGATGAAACTTCACTGGAACACCGCAATATGAAAAATGAGCAAATTATTGCAGGCATTAAGCCAATAAATGTTTCAGGCATTCAAAAGCTAATGGCTGACCACGATCACATTGTGAGCTTCTGA
- a CDS encoding 4a-hydroxytetrahydrobiopterin dehydratase: MSLAKQSCEACRADAPKVSDEELKELVLSIPEWSAPVRDGVMQLEREYNFRNFKDALVFANKVATIAEEEFHHPSILLEWGKVTVTWWTHKINGLHRNDFIMAARTDEQL; the protein is encoded by the coding sequence ATGTCTTTAGCCAAACAGAGCTGTGAAGCTTGCCGCGCGGATGCACCCAAAGTCTCTGACGAAGAATTAAAAGAGTTGGTTTTATCGATCCCTGAGTGGTCAGCTCCGGTACGCGACGGCGTCATGCAGTTAGAACGCGAATACAACTTCCGTAACTTCAAGGACGCCTTAGTATTTGCCAATAAGGTTGCCACCATAGCTGAAGAAGAGTTTCATCACCCCTCCATTCTTCTGGAGTGGGGAAAAGTTACGGTGACCTGGTGGACCCACAAGATCAATGGATTGCATCGCAACGACTTTATTATGGCCGCCCGAACAGACGAACAGCTTTAA
- a CDS encoding TusE/DsrC/DsvC family sulfur relay protein, producing MMTLIVKNREIATDKEGFLTDLNDWSETVAEALAEAEGLTLTEQHWEVLKLLRQFQQEFDISPPMRPLVKYVTLHLGADKGKSIYLTRLFPPNPAKIASKIAGLPKPEGCI from the coding sequence CTGATGACACTAATTGTGAAAAACCGTGAAATTGCTACAGACAAAGAGGGCTTTCTGACCGACCTCAACGACTGGTCCGAAACTGTGGCCGAGGCCCTTGCCGAAGCTGAAGGTTTGACACTAACAGAGCAACACTGGGAAGTACTGAAATTACTTCGGCAGTTCCAGCAGGAGTTTGACATCTCACCACCCATGCGCCCACTGGTGAAGTATGTCACCTTGCACCTGGGAGCAGACAAGGGCAAAAGTATCTACCTAACCAGACTCTTCCCGCCCAACCCAGCCAAGATCGCCAGCAAGATTGCCGGACTCCCCAAACCAGAGGGCTGCATCTAG
- the hppD gene encoding 4-hydroxyphenylpyruvate dioxygenase, producing the protein MSVELAKENPLGTDGFEFVEYTAPDAKGIEALKELFQLLGFSEVAKHRSKEAWLFKQGDINFIINAQPSSQAAEFAAEHGPSVCGMAFRVKDAAHSHKYALEHGAENFTSSVGAMELHIPAVYGIGGSTLYFVDRYGDKGEIYDVDFNFYNGWREKVAANEGGLKTLDHLTHNVFQGNMAKWAGFYENIGNFREIRYFDITGKQTGLVSKAMTAPCGKIRIPINESSDDKSQIEEYLKEYKGEGIQHIALSTEDIYQTVRDLRAKGLDFMPTPDTYYEKVDSRVKGHGENLEEMRKLQILVDGDPESSGILLQIFTQTVIGPVFFEIIQRKGNDGFGEGNFQALFESIEEDQIRRGVLD; encoded by the coding sequence ATGAGTGTTGAACTCGCCAAAGAAAATCCGCTCGGCACCGACGGTTTCGAATTTGTTGAATATACTGCTCCAGATGCCAAAGGCATCGAAGCCCTGAAAGAACTGTTTCAATTGCTGGGCTTCTCTGAAGTCGCCAAACATCGCAGCAAGGAAGCCTGGCTGTTCAAGCAAGGCGACATCAACTTCATCATCAACGCCCAGCCTTCCTCACAAGCGGCTGAATTCGCTGCGGAACACGGCCCGAGCGTTTGCGGCATGGCATTCCGCGTTAAAGATGCGGCTCACTCCCACAAATACGCTCTGGAGCATGGCGCTGAAAACTTCACGTCTTCTGTAGGCGCAATGGAGCTGCACATCCCGGCCGTTTACGGTATCGGTGGCAGCACCTTGTACTTTGTTGACCGTTACGGCGACAAAGGCGAAATCTACGACGTAGACTTCAATTTCTACAATGGCTGGCGCGAAAAAGTCGCCGCCAACGAAGGTGGCCTGAAAACCCTCGACCACCTGACCCACAACGTATTCCAGGGCAATATGGCCAAGTGGGCAGGCTTCTACGAGAACATCGGCAACTTCCGCGAAATCCGTTACTTCGACATCACCGGCAAGCAAACCGGCCTGGTTTCCAAGGCCATGACCGCGCCTTGCGGCAAGATTCGTATTCCGATTAACGAATCTTCAGACGACAAATCCCAGATCGAAGAGTACCTGAAAGAATACAAAGGCGAAGGTATCCAGCACATTGCACTGTCTACTGAAGACATCTACCAGACTGTTCGCGACCTGCGCGCCAAGGGCCTGGACTTTATGCCCACCCCGGACACTTACTACGAGAAAGTGGACTCCCGCGTAAAAGGCCACGGCGAAAACCTGGAAGAGATGCGCAAGCTGCAGATTCTGGTCGATGGTGATCCTGAGAGCTCAGGCATTCTGCTGCAGATCTTTACCCAGACCGTTATCGGTCCGGTATTCTTCGAAATCATTCAGCGTAAAGGCAACGACGGCTTTGGTGAAGGCAACTTCCAGGCCCTGTTCGAGTCCATCGAAGAAGACCAGATTCGCCGCGGCGTTCTGGACTGA
- the tusB gene encoding sulfurtransferase complex subunit TusB: MILHTVNKSPFDHGALTSCLRVAAPEDTILLIEDGVYGILSAQPERELLALEDDIKTRGLSDKLPDNVKLINHSTFVELTTKASAVQSWY, encoded by the coding sequence ATGATTCTGCACACGGTTAACAAGTCACCTTTTGATCACGGCGCACTCACCTCCTGTTTGCGAGTTGCCGCACCTGAAGACACAATCCTTCTGATTGAAGATGGTGTTTACGGAATACTTTCTGCACAGCCTGAAAGAGAGTTACTGGCGCTGGAAGACGACATTAAGACACGGGGCTTAAGCGATAAACTGCCCGACAACGTAAAACTGATTAACCACTCCACATTTGTGGAACTGACCACCAAGGCTTCTGCTGTACAAAGTTGGTACTGA